GCATCCCTCGCCTTCCTGAGATCCCCTATTGGGCCCTTTGAGCCCCCTTGTCCCCCACACCCCCCATCCCGCCCCCCAGCCATGCCCCACGCCTTGCCTGGTGGGTGTGGGGTCCCCCTCAGCAGGTGGGCTGTGGCTGGGGGGCGTCTCCCGGGACAGGGGGGGCGGCCCCCACCAGATGGGTCTGCATGTGGCCGGCCAGCTGGGCAGGGGTCTTGCAGTGCACGCTGCACAGCTTGCACAGGATGCGGTCAGCCCGCGGGGCCTGGAGCCCGTGGTCCTTCACCGCGTGGATGCGCAGGTATGCTGCCGTGGTGAAGCCTATTGGGGGGTGGATTGGGATGGGGCGGGGGTCAGCCAGGCGGAGACCCCAGAGACGGGGCTGATCTCCTAGGCGGGGGATGTCCTCCTCAGATGGCCCTGTCCTCCTCCCACGGCATCCTTGGTAGCCTGGGGTTAACTGCTCTGCTGGGGCTGGTGggcacagcagcccctccctgaGCCTGGGGCGTGGCTTGCGTGGTGCCCGCTTCTCAGCCTTGGTACCTACAGAGCTCACTCTCCATGGCCGGGAGACCTCTCCCAGGATGACAGGACACTGACTCCTAGCCAATGGCAGGGTTGACCCTCAGCAGAGACGGCTGTGTCCCCCTCCCTCCAGTGCCCCGCGGTCTCAACCCAGTTAACCGGTGAGTCTGACTGAAGGCAGCTTTCTCTGCTACCCGCGCAGGGTGCGTGCTGGTAAATCCCAGCCCGTGTACTACTCCACCTGccccaggagctggagacaaGACCTTGTGGCTGCGCGGCGGAAACCTTGCCTTGTGACCCTTGGAACTGGCTTTCTTGACTACTCCCTTCCCCAGAGCAGCCAAGTTCCACTCCCGCTCTCCCCACGTATGCCCAGGAGGTTCAACCTCTCTGGCAGATCTCTCCTCCAGCCAGGACTTAAGAGTCTAACAACATTCATTCAGGTGTCCCCCGCTGCTCCCTTGACCTCTTGGAGGACTCTAGACGCCACGAGCTCTTGGCTACAGCACCCTTAGCCCGTATCCGTGGCAGGGCGTCTGGCTAGGCGCCCACCCTCTGCCCCTGGCCCTCCCGGCAGTCCTCGGCATGTACCTTTGTTGCAGAGCTCACAGACATGGTGAGGGCCCTGGCTGTGCACCTTCATGTGGTCCGAAATATAAGCCGAGCTCAGCATCTTGCCACACACGTGACATGGCACCTTCTCCTCGTGTCGAACTGTGTGCGCCCGCAGCCGATCCTTCGTGGCGAAAGCTGCCTCACATTtctggggaggggggaggggcgTGGGGGGTGTCACAGGAGAGTTAAAGCTTGGCgggctggggaggggggagcAAGAGGTTAAAGGTATCAGAGCCTTGGGGATCTTTGATCTGTAGGAAATGGGAGTGACATGATGAGGCCTTGAAAAAGGGATGAGAAAATGGAGTGAAAAggcaaaaagaagagagagaaaaagggggtCTGAGAGGCTGAACTCAGACAACTACCATGAGGATCAAAATCATGAAAACCAGGACGGGAGGAGGCGGGCTTCCTACCTCACATTTGAAGGGCCGTTCTGTTGAGTGCACTTGTCTGACGTGACTGTTGAGGTGATCCGGCCTGGGGACACgttggggttggggttagggcGCAGGTGGTGCGCCCCAAATCCGCCAACCTGCACCACAGGCCTTTCCGGGGATCCCTGCGCCTCCTCCCGGAGGCCGGGCCGTCACAGCGCCACTTCGGCAGGAAATCCCTCCCCTGGAACCcagccgctgccgccgccgcctcctcccaCGCTTAGCTTCCGTCAACCCCAAGGCCCACCTCCTTGACAAAGGACCACCCCTTGCTCCCTGGTAACCGGGAGAGGCTTCCTCCCTCCGCCCTGGGAGGGGCTCCCCTTCCCCAACCTCAGCAGCCGCCTCCCTCCCCGCCAGCAACGGCCAGGCCACCTCCGTCGCGTCCCTCCCTCCCCACGGCCTAGCGGGCGGCCGAGGCCCCGTGCACACCGGGAGAAGCTCTTGCCACAGTGGGAGCAGTTGTAGGGCTTGTGCACAGCGCCGTCATGTGAGCGCACGTGGTAGCTCATGCGGTCCTTGCGCTTGAAGCGCTGCTGGCACACCGGGCACTGGTAGGGCTTCTCGTCCGAGTGCGACAGCTTGTGTCGGTTCAGGTGGTAGACGTCGCGGAAGGCCTTGCCGCACATCTCGCAGGCGTGGTTCTTCCGGATGCGCTTCCCCGAGGCGGTCGTGGTCACCACGCCACCGGCGGCCACTGCGGCAGCGCCGCCGCCGGCACccgcctctccccctcccccgccAGCTCCGCTCAGCTGGGGCACGCTCAGGAGGCTCAGGGGCACCATGGTGGGCATCTTCATAGCACCCGAGGGGACCCGGCCGGCCTTGGCTCCCGTGTGGATGGCTTCGTGCCTCCGGAGATTGTAGCCGTTCTTAAACTCCTTGGCGCACAGAGCGCAGACGTAGGGCCCCTTGCTCTTTGTCTTCTTCTCCAAGGCAGACGCAACCGGGGCCACTGCGACCGTCGAGGTTGGGGCTACGACAGCGGTGGCCGCCGCCGCGGCGATGGTGGCGGCGGAGGCGGGGGGCGCGGCCTCGGCCGTGGGCGCCGACACGGGCGGGGGTGGCGGAGGGGGCGCCGGGGGCTGCTTCAGGGCTGCTGTGTCCACCGTGGAGGCAGCGGCAGGGGCCGGGGGCGCGGCAGCGACGgcggcagcagcggcggcggcggccgcagCAGCCGCGGCGGACTCCTGGGCGGCGGCAAGCACCGGGAGCAAGTCCACCTGGAGGGGCTCGGCCGCCGGGGCCTGGGGCGTGGGCGGGGGCGCCGGCGCGGCCTACGGAAACAAGGCGCCGAGTGGGCCGCGAGTGCGGGCGGGCGCCCCCCCAGCCCGGGCCGCCGCGGCCGGCCCTACTCACCTGGAATGGACTCTGGGCGCAGCCCTGGGAGGCAAAGAAGCGGGACTGGAGCTCAGCCCCGACCTGCAGGGGGTTCTGGGCGTGACCCTGAGGTGGCGGGAAGGAGTTCATGAGGCCGCCCACCCCCCGGGAGTCCAGGCCCAGCACGGGGAAGGGGGGGGCCAGCAGCGTGCAAGGGAACACCGGGAACATGGCCTCGGCCGCAGCGGGGCCCCCGGGGCTCAGCGGGGGCCGGGGGCGCGGGCCGCGCGGGGCCCGGGCTCGGGGCGCCGCCCCCGGCCGGCCGGGCTGGGCCGCGCCGAACGCATGGCCCGCGGGCCGCCCCGCCGCCCGCGCACCCCGGccggcgggagggagggagggaaggagggcgcCTTGCGGGCCGCGGAGCGCCGCGGCGacggcggcggcgacgccccctGGGTGGGGGCGGGAGGCCccgcggggccggggccgggggcgggggcccgggcggcggcggcggcggcggcggcggcggcggcggttaGAGCctggcggggcggggtggggggagcgAGGGAGCAGCCTCGGCCCCCGCCGCGCGCGCGCCCAGCCGGCGCCTCGGGGAGGGCGGGGGAGGGcgcgagggagggagggggacagCTGCGCGCGCACCGGGCGCGCGGAGGGGGGGTGGGACGGGAGGGAGGGCGGGCAGGAGGGGGTGTGGGcaggggggtgggggcggggggagggggttGTTACCTGGAAGATGAAGCTGCTCCAGTTGCTGGGATCCAtggcggagggagggagggaggtggctcGCGCTCACCCTGgggcgggaggaggaggaggcggcggtgGGGGAGGGGGAACCCGGGGAGGAGGCGCGCGGGGCGGGCAGGAggggggaggtggagggtggggggagcGGAGCACACTGCGCGCGGGGAGGGCGGGCGGGGGGCGCGAGGACACACAAGAGGCTGGAGCGGGCGCGAGCGCGAGCGCGCGCGTGGCCAGCGGGAGGGGCGGGCGCGAGAGGGACTCTGGCGGGAGGAGGGACGGGGGAGCCACCCAGCAGCCCGAGTCGCCCCAAGCGCGAGACCCCTGAGACGGCTGCTGATTGGCTGACGATGGCGCAGGTGGTGGGCGCGCGGGAGACGGGGCggcttctctcctcttccccccTCCAACGATTCCACCCCCCTCCCTCCGCCAGCGGCCGTTATTTCGCGCGCACGCGCACAAGGCCGCCGCCGTTGCCGAGCGGGAGAGTGGGGGAGCGCGCGCCGGGGGCACGGACGGGGCGGGGCTAATCCCTGAGCGCGCGCCCGCCTAACGGTCGCAGGCCTCATGCTTCGGCTTCCTCTTTTTGCGTCCTGCCGGCCACCGTCCTCCCCGCCCCACTCCAGCTGTTTATTTACAATCCAGCGCTGACTCGCTGCCCGAAGATGGCGCCCAGTGGAGTCTCCGGCCTCGCTCGCGGCCCACCCCGAGGCGGTCACACCCCGGTCCCGCCCCCACAGCCCCAAAAATCAGGCGGAAGCACCAGAGAAAAAACTGTATTTACACAACACGGGGTTATACAAGGATTTAAAAAGGCGGAGTGAAGAGACGACGGTCAGGAGGGGCCACAGCGCTGGCCGGCGGCGAGACCCAGGATGTTTGCCTGCAACACAGGAGGGAGGGGGGCAGCGACGTTAGAGAGGGACGCGGGGCGCAGGACACGCAGAGGAGGGGCAGGGCCGTGACCTCACCTTGAGGAAGGACTCCATCTGTTTCCCCGTTATGCCCTCCACGCGTTCCAGGTCCTCCACCTGGCGGGACAGGATGGATGGGGGACGGGGTCTCAGGGGTGCCTGGTCTCCCCAGCTCCCTGCCCTGTCCCTGTCCAGTGGGCTGGTACCTGGCTGAAGGGGCCGTGAAGCTCCCGCCATCCCACGATTAGCTGAGCCTTCTTCGGGCCAATACGCTGAAGACTGCGGAGATCCCGTGCTGAGCCTTCGTTCAGCAGATCCAATATTTTTTGGCGCCCATGAGCCAGTAGCTCCGGGCTGATCTGTAGCTCCCAGCAGTCCTCAGCCTTCTCCTCAGGCTCTGGGGCATCCAGGGACTCCACCTGGGAGACAAAGGGAGGTGAGTGACACGCAGGGCAGCCAAGTGCTTTGGGCTCTTCTGCCAAAACTAGGAGCCCAGCACCAGCGACCTCCTGcgctgcagcctcttcctctcctcctcaaGTTGTGTCCAAAATCCCGCCTTCAGGTCACTCTCTGGGTTAATTCTCATTATGCAACTAGTGAAACTGAGATACTATTTAGTACTCAGTGGTAATATTAGCACCTTTCTCATGGAGTTGCTGTGGAGATCAAGTGAGTTAATGAAAAGCACAAAATAAGCTCTTAAATCTGGTCCCTCATCTCTAAAAGGGAAAGAATAAGCTCTTTCAAAAGTAcatgggagaaaataaataaatacctccCCCCAACCATCTCAGTGTTTGGGTAGTTCTTCTAGTGGTGTTCAATTCTGGGTATGCACGCGTGTGCACGTGTGGTTTCATTCTTGAGTGCTTAGGTTCCCTAAGTTTTCCCTCTTAAGCTTGTAGAGGGCAGAAGCCAGGCTACACAGTGGAACATCCGCTCTGTGAGGTACATCTATATCACTGCCTTCCACCCTAAATGCCCTGCAAGGACCCATTCATCACCACATTCCAGGGGTAAGCAATTGaggcctggtttttttttttttttttttttttgagatggagtctcactctgtcgcccaggctggagtgcagtggccggatctcaactcactgcaagctccacctcccgggtttatgccattctgcctcagcctcccgagtagctgggactacaggcgcccgccacctcacccggctagttttttttttttttgtattttttagtagagacggggtttcgccgtgttagccaggatggtcttgatctcctgacctcgtgatccgcccgtctcagcctcccaaagtgctgggattacaggcttaagccaccgcacccggctgaggCCTGTTAATAACTGGCGGCCATCACCCAGTTCGTTTAACCCCAAGGCCAACGCTCCTCCCCCTAGAGCCTACTCCCCCTTACTTCTGGGCTCCAGGTGTAGCCTAAGCCCCCAGCTACTTTCACCTTTCTCTTCCGGCCTTTATTCTTCAGGATATGGATCTCGGCATTTGGGGATGCTGCCTGCTCCTGAACTGAAAGTAGGAATTGAGAATTGATTGGAGTCAAGGCAAAGGGTACTTTTCACCCTCCCTGGTAGCCCTTTGGTTCTTCCATTTCTGATTCCCCAGCTTCCCTCCACCCTGAGTTAACCTGTTGTGTTTCCACATGACCTTTTTTATACCCGCATTTAAAGTAATTTCAGTCTTCCATTGTCTTCAATCCTCTACTTGTTTGTCCATCCCACTGTACTAAACACCCGAGGGCAGAGCACCCCCAGCGCTGCCTCAGAGTCTCCTCACCCCTCCCAGGGACTGGTATGTGGTGGGAGAACACAAATGACATGGAGACAGCTGCTCCTAACACTTCCTGCCTTATGGGATCTCAGCTGCCTTGGTCCCCCTATCCCCTGGAGTCAAACTTACTTAGCTGTAGGGGCATCACCACAGCCTTTTTCAGGGGCTTTGCCACTGTGACTGTGCGATGCAAAAGGGGCCGGAGTATCGTGGGACAatggttttccttttcctttgagtCTTCAGCCTTCTGGGCCAACACCTTGGCCTCCAGTTCTTTTTGTTTCATCTTAAGCCTCTGTTGGAAAGGATCGGGGAGATGTGACCCAGACCCAACTCCAGGGCAGCCTGAAGGGCAGTGGGTTATCAGGGTGAGTATGCAAGGCTCTGAGGCCCCAGAGGGCAGGGCTAGGACCAATGGGAGGTTACCAGGAGACAGGTGGAGCCTAACATAATTAAGAGCTTTCTGTGATCAAGGGGCTACCCAGAGGTGGAACAAGCTTCTGCAAATATTGAAGGAAAAGGCTTTTCAAGCAGAGTCCTCCATTAACTGAGCTGGGCTTTAGGAAATGTAATGTTTAACATTTGTTGCTTTTACTTTGAACTTTTTCTTCTCACCCCCTCACATCTGATCTCAATTGTCTGTCAAAGTTCAGCCATGTTAAGGACATTCAAGGAGAAGCTGGAGAACTTCCGGTATTGGGAGAAAACTGGACTCTAGTCCAGCCTGAGTGTCCTTCCCTGTCTGAAGATTCGAGTATTGCTTCTCAACACCAACAGGAATCCCAGCTCCCACATCCCTAAAACACCTACCTCAATCTCCAGGTCTTTCTCTTCCACGGTCTTCATGAGCACCATCCGCTCTCGCTTTGGGGTACTCAACAGAGGGGCTCCCTGGCTCCCCTGGGAGGCCAGCAGACGGTCCAAGCTCAGGAGGCGCTCCAGCATGGCCGGGTCCATGCTGCTTAGCTTCTGCAGGGGGCTGAGCAGACAAATAAGTTGCTCTCCACCTACCTCCTCCCTCATCACCTACAGCAGCAGGACTCCCCTCACCACACCTTAACTTGGCATATCCTGTAGCTCCAGAACCTAATGTTAACTTGCTAGGCATCCAATTTCTCTGGGTGCAGTGTCTTCATCAGGTGAAGTGACTGCTCAGGAATGCCAGGAAATCACAGTGCCAGGTATGAGAGATCTAAGACACTGCCTGGAAGTACCGTCTACTGAGGAAATCAAGAGACCATAAGGTGACTGCCAGGGCAATGCCTGACCATCTGGAGGAGCAGTTGGGGAAAACATCACAGAAGATGCCATCTTCAGAAGGGCTTTGAAATCCACTGAAGACCTCAGCTGCCAAGCCTATATCCTGTGGGCAGCAGGGAAGGCCTGTTCAAGCACAGTCCTGACTGACTCTGAGCATGGTAAGGCttaacattcttctttttttgagacagggtcttcctctgtcacccaggctggagtgcagtgttcagatcacagctcactatagccttggcCCCCccagggcttaagcaatcctcctgcctcagcctcctgagtagctgggtccacaggtgcataccaccaagcccagctaattttttttttatttttttgtagagatgggatcttactatgttgctcaggctcgtctttaactcctgggctcaagtgatccacccaccctggcctcccaaagtgctgggattacaggtgtgggccaccgcgcccaatCAGCAATGTctaacattaatttattttgcCTGGAATCTTGCCCCACACCTCCTCACATCTGTATCAATGATCTTTCCAGGTCAGTTTGATGCCACCTTTCCCATGACACTCGCATCTCCCTTCCTATGCTGTGAACTGGTTCCTGGAGGACAGGGACACTCCTGTGCTTTCCACGCCAGTGCCTTGGAAAAAGAGGATCAGAACATATGTGGGCAAACACTAGAAGTCATCTCTCTTCCTTCCTGGCTctcacagcagcagcagctactCCTTCCTGATTCTAAATTCTCCACCTGGTATCACATACTGACGTTCCCATCTAACTTCCTCTCCTGTGAGCCCCCCAAGCTCTGGGTCTGCTGGGTTTGTTGTGCCCACTCTGAGCTTCCCCTTACTCAGAGTGCCTGTCTGACAGAGAGCTTACCTGTGCACATTTCTGGGTGCACACAGCAGTGGAGAGTGCTGACAGATGGTTTGGGAAAGACAAGACTGAGAGATTGGGTCATGAGTGCACAAGCATCTTCTTGTGTGTGGCATCTTCCTTAACTACAGTAGCCCCCTGGGACAGAGTGGGCACTAACCCTTGGCCTCCTCAGGTCACCTCTGTTCAGTAGTTCACAGGCTTTATTTGGGCTAGGGGTAGAAACAGGGCAAAGTTAAAACTGCAACTGGCTTCTGGGGGTTGGAGGGAACAGCACAAGGGCTAAGTGGCCAGACACAGAAAGCAAGACTTCTGAATAGAGATGACCTGAGGATTAGTACATACTGGGCCATGAGATGGAGTGATTGGAGTTGGGTCAGGAGGTGACACAAAGGACTTAGAGGCTTTGTCTGGATTGAGGGTAGAAGCAGTTAGGACAGCAGTTGGCTCCCCAGAGAGTCATGGAGAAGCTGGACACTGACACACAGACCAGGTGGTGTCAGGGGGACAGCTCTTCCAAGTCTCCTTTGCTTTTCTCTCATGGATCTGAAAGATCTGATCCAGATCACTCCTTGAACCAGAAGCAAAAATGCTCATCCTTGAAACAGCTGTCCCAAAGCAAGAAGTTTTGCTGAGGGCTAAAGAGATTGGAAAATGGAAAGGATCCCCAGGAGGAGGCCTCCTTAGGTCCCCAAGGCAGCAGCACTGTGGAGAGATTTATCTTAGACTTTAGTGATTCAACGGAGTAGAATCTGGGGggaatttatgtatgtatttatttattgagacggagtcttgctctctcacctaggctggagtatttagtggcttgatctcggctcactgcagcctccacctcccagattcatgcaactctccctgcctcagccttccgagtagctaggattacaggcgcccactaccatgcccggctaatttttgtatttttagtagagacagggtttcgccatgttggccaggctggtcttgaactcctgacctcaggtgatccgcttgccttggcctcccaaagtgttgggattacaggcgtgagtcaccgtgcccagccgggggtgaatttatttctttactttgagatagagtcttgctctgttgcccaggctggagtgcagtggccgcaatctcagctccctgcaacctcagcttcctgggttcaagggattctcctgcctcagcctcccgagtagctgggattacaggcacacgccaccacacccgactactttttgtattttttagtacagatggggtttcaccacgttggccaggctggtctcgaactcctgacctcaggtgatccacccaacctcggcctcccaaagtgctgggattacaggagtgagccgccacacccggtcTATGGTGAATTTAATGGGAGAGGAACAAGATCACAGCTGTCTCTGCTCAAGAATCTGACAGGCATTGCAGCTCTGCTGCTAAGCCACACATCAGGAAGGAGATACACCCAAGGCCCACTGCTCACCTGAgtttctgggaggcagaggctgaagctGCCATGGGCTCAGCACTCCCAATCTCCTCTTCCTCAGGGCCTCGAGCTTTCTTTGCCTCTGGTGGACCAAGCAATTCTTTCTGAGACAGCTTAACAGGTCCCAAGACTAGATGATTGGAGGATAGGGTGGAGAGAGGGATCGGGGGTGGTCAGCCTCTGTGCTGATGCTTGGTGGTTTCAACAAACTCCCTGATTTCCAGACCCAGCATTTCCACTCCTGCCTCCCCTAGTTCTCACCATGAGGCTGCAGGCTCTCATTGGTAAAAGGCCGGTTGATCACCTCCTTCGTTCTGGCAGCAAAGTTGAGTGCAGAGACTGTGTCTAGGTAGAAATGTCTCTCAGGGGCAATGTTGGCAATAAGGATGCTGTGGGCTGAGCCACCCAGAGAGTCCTGAGGGTGGGACCAGGCAGTGGGTGGGTCAAAAGCCCAGCCTTCCTATGCCTCAACCGCTATTCCCCACCCCACAGCAGGCCTGAGAACCTCCTTCTGCAGCCCCTTCTTCCCTGAGACAGGAGGGTCTGACCTGCAATAGGCGAGTGAGCTTGCTGTCCCGGTAAGGTACACGAGGGAGGCCCTGATTCAGCGCATCTACCACCTTGCCCAGGACAAACAGGGAGGCGTTGATGGCACCACTCTCTTTTAGCCGAAGTCCCTTGTTGCCTGTGCGCCGGTTGTCCTCTGACCCAGCCAAGTCAATCAGGTAGAGTTTTCCCTCTCGCTGGCGAAATGGGGCCAAACGTTCCCGCTGGTCCACCTGGGGTAAGAACAAAGGTCTCATGCTTACCTCAGGCTCCTGGGCTTCCCAGGTCCTCGCCCGTCTGTGGCCTCACCTTGACCAGGAGCACAGCATGACTGCGGGAGGAGCGCTGGTTGAGCCGGGTGGCTCCTACAGTCCGATTTCGACTGGCTGGCAGGAAGTGCCGCTCAAAATCAGCAAAGCTAGTGATGGGCTTCTGGGTGAGACCCGGAATCAGGATGTTCCCCCGGCAGTCTTCTCGGATCACCAGGTCTCCTGATGTAGCGTCCAGTAGGTCTAATACCTGTGTAAGCAGTGAAGGGGAAGGGCAATTCTCTATACAGAGGCGGCTGCTTTCTGGGGATCAGTTTCCTTTCTCTGTTCTATTCTCGGAGTTGTACCATCTGCTACCCCAGCCTCTGTCTTTCTAGGTCTCACCTTACCTCCCTGCTAGAGCAGAGCTTCATTTTCTAGAACCAGGTCTTACTTTGACCCTTTGTTGCTCCTCTCCCAACCAGCACGGGGCCTCACCTTCTCCTGGTAGATCTCTAGGTAGGACATAGTGACAGAAAGGGCCCATGGCCGGCCCTCGGCGCCCTCCTCCCTTGTGAGCTGCAGGAGGTCCATGAGAGCCCGCGGGATCACCCCAGGTTGCTCTGGACTGCCCAGCATTGTGTGCGTCTTCCCTGGGGAGAGAGTGGAGAAAGCTGTGAGATTTTCCTCTCTGGTTCCCCAGCCCTTTCTGACCCATAACTGTTTCTTTTCTGGCTCCCTCACCAGCTCCTGTGGGTCCATAGGCAAGCACGCTAGCATTCTGCCCTTCCAGCAAGTGCCTTAGGATGGGCTGCACTGAACCTGCATAGATGTCCTGCTGAGTACTCCTCTCCCCATAGAAGGCATCAAACctgcaggaagaaagaaatacattagtatgtctgtgtgtatgtaagGGGtagagtggggtgggggtgggtaagGGATTCTACTCTCATCTGGATCTTGGATTTAAGAGAATGTCTCTATCTGCTTTCTTGTACAAAGACCTTAAAAAGCATCCACCTAACACCTACTCCATCCTCATCTCTCTATTGGTGTTAGGAATACAGAGATGGATCTGATATCCTTGCTCTTAGAGTTTTGCAGTCTGGTAGGATAGATATCCACACTGCTGTGATTTAGGAAACGAAGATAAGAACACACTCTTGAAGGAGTAACTGATTCTGCTCAAGGAAGGAAGATTTTGACCAAAGAAAGAAACTCTAAGAATCAAGAATAACACAAAAGCAAGGCTTCCCAATCTTTTTCACAAGGCCACATGTGTAGAACATTGTATTTTAAACCGTAACGGGGAATATAGAGGATGCTGCGTACGACTGGACTAGACTCCACATACCAATCACATATTCACTGCGTTCTGGTGGAGAAGCTGCAACTTAGGCCACAGCAAGGAGTTTAGTATATGTTGAGGGAATGAGGCTggaaagaaactgaagcccaaaTTGTTAACGGTCTAGTATGGGAGCTAGCAAACTTCTGTAAAAAGGCAGACTGTAcacattttaggctttgtgggccatgtgTTCCTTttacaactactcaactctgccactgtagtcagaaagcagctatagacaatatgtaaataaacgataaaattttatttactgaaaATCTTACTCCTGATCAGATTTGACCTGCAGGCCATGGTTTGCCAGCCCCTGCCTAGAAAAACAGCCCAAGGAGTTTGAACTTGAAATCCCCAGTAGGATTATAAAGTAGCTGCCCTTGTGAGTTCTGTCCCCATATCTGGGTGGTCTTCTCTGACACTACCCAGCTGCAGCTTGGGTAGGCTGGCTGGCTGGTCTGTGTTCCCCCAACCCTCCCCCTGTGTCCCATAGCCTCTACGTGGGGCTCACCTGCTCACCTTCATTGCTACTCCCTCTCTGTGCACAGTAACATACGTCTGATTTAACCTCTCATCTCTCCCTACAGTATCCCAGAGAGGGGCCATCACGGGGGACACCTGTGAACATTTCCTAGTGAACAGTGAAGGCTTAGGAAACAAAGCGGTGTTAAGGAGGGAGCAAGGATCCTGGGGAGGCAGGTCGGAGAAACTCTCTGGGGAAGTGATAACATGGGCAGGCCTAGGAGAGGGAGGTGATGGCATGAGGGAAGAGGAGTGGCCTGAACCTTACTGGTATTTGAGAGTCTCCTGGTGGTTCCTCCAGTTAGCAATCTCTAGAGAGCAGCTGTCCATGCCCCGCACACAGGGGGGATCGCTTGCTCCAGCTGTTCCATCCACAAATGGCCGCAGTCGCACAG
This genomic window from Macaca mulatta isolate MMU2019108-1 chromosome 20, T2T-MMU8v2.0, whole genome shotgun sequence contains:
- the MAZ gene encoding myc-associated zinc finger protein isoform X1 — translated: MFPVFPCTLLAPPFPVLGLDSRGVGGLMNSFPPPQGHAQNPLQVGAELQSRFFASQGCAQSPFQAAPAPPPTPQAPAAEPLQVDLLPVLAAAQESAAAAAAAAAAAAAVAAAPPAPAAASTVDTAALKQPPAPPPPPPPVSAPTAEAAPPASAATIAAAAATAVVAPTSTVAVAPVASALEKKTKSKGPYVCALCAKEFKNGYNLRRHEAIHTGAKAGRVPSGAMKMPTMVPLSLLSVPQLSGAGGGGGEAGAGGGAAAVAAGGVVTTTASGKRIRKNHACEMCGKAFRDVYHLNRHKLSHSDEKPYQCPVCQQRFKRKDRMSYHVRSHDGAVHKPYNCSHCGKSFSRCARGLGRPLGRGEGGTRRRWPGRCWRGGRRLLRPDHLNSHVRQVHSTERPFKCEKCEAAFATKDRLRAHTVRHEEKVPCHVCGKMLSSAYISDHMKVHSQGPHHVCELCNKGTGEVCPMAAAAAAAAAAAAAAAAVAAPPTAVGSLSGAEGVPVSSQPLPSQPW
- the MAZ gene encoding myc-associated zinc finger protein isoform X8, which codes for MFPVFPCTLLAPPFPVLGLDSRGVGGLMNSFPPPQGHAQNPLQVGAELQSRFFASQGCAQSPFQAAPAPPPTPQAPAAEPLQVDLLPVLAAAQESAAAAAAAAAAAAAVAAAPPAPAAASTVDTAALKQPPAPPPPPPPVSAPTAEAAPPASAATIAAAAATAVVAPTSTVAVAPVASALEKKTKSKGPYVCALCAKEFKNGYNLRRHEAIHTGAKAGRVPSGAMKMPTMVPLSLLSVPQLSGAGGGGGEAGAGGGAAAVAAGGVVTTTASGKRIRKNHACEMCGKAFRDVYHLNRHKLSHSDEKPYQCPVCQQRFKRKDRMSYHVRSHDGAVHKPYNCSHCGKSFSRCARGLGRPLGRGEGGTRRRWPGRCWRGGRRLLRPDHLNSHVRQVHSTERPFKCEASSCHSHFLQIKDPQGSDTFNLLLPPPQPAKL
- the MAZ gene encoding myc-associated zinc finger protein isoform X6, with protein sequence MDPSNWSSFIFQGHAQNPLQVGAELQSRFFASQGCAQSPFQAAPAPPPTPQAPAAEPLQVDLLPVLAAAQESAAAAAAAAAAAAAVAAAPPAPAAASTVDTAALKQPPAPPPPPPPVSAPTAEAAPPASAATIAAAAATAVVAPTSTVAVAPVASALEKKTKSKGPYVCALCAKEFKNGYNLRRHEAIHTGAKAGRVPSGAMKMPTMVPLSLLSVPQLSGAGGGGGEAGAGGGAAAVAAGGVVTTTASGKRIRKNHACEMCGKAFRDVYHLNRHKLSHSDEKPYQCPVCQQRFKRKDRMSYHVRSHDGAVHKPYNCSHCGKSFSRPDHLNSHVRQVHSTERPFKCEKCEAAFATKDRLRAHTVRHEEKVPCHVCGKMLSSAYISDHMKVHSQGPHHVCELCNKGTGEVCPMAAAAAAAAAAAAAAAAVAAPPTAVGSLSGAEGVPVSSQPLPSQPW
- the MAZ gene encoding myc-associated zinc finger protein isoform X9, which encodes MFPVFPCTLLAPPFPVLGLDSRGVGGLMNSFPPPQGHAQNPLQVGAELQSRFFASQGCAQSPFQKCEAAFATKDRLRAHTVRHEEKVPCHVCGKMLSSAYISDHMKVHSQGPHHVCELCNKGTGEVCPMAAAAAAAAAAAAAAAAVAAPPTAVGSLSGAEGVPVSSQPLPSQPW